From Anaerohalosphaera lusitana, one genomic window encodes:
- a CDS encoding LPS export ABC transporter periplasmic protein LptC: MLRKLFIFGLTFAAVVLVFLALTRLTGTPQIDPTATTGDEEIEVPDFDNQSGQIGDVKVAPIELSRFVRRDDVTGDIARIFGYQEIRNPAEGKDRWRVVSPYMQVFGDKFTCNIDAERGNVELETIAGRPTPGDAQLSGNVQIKITPKPGSSMPETTVYLDVLDYYSERSEFSTDGPVKIVSSQGEMAGHGMVLIYNARQARIEDLRIRDLDYLRISRPAEAGSGDESSQEQQVADAGDEQVKQADEQVKEPVAARVETGKSGSETAAGKTNDKHANVSEEPEQKSKQDATSYLCRFLKDVNVRYGDRLKVSNANEMKIVNLAMLDSAGNQQSVDAEDDAGGAVVEESSDSKIITKNPADIKSGTETANHVTDEKPTDNGGQVVASAQHSASEDILITCSGGVVVTPIDKLPVDQKPVSDDRLLVLTGEPVRVSELASEGDKQGETIATCGQIAYDIDEDVLDLTAGPSEKYATLTMAGAAAGLHTEGMVKYRRNDNTATITGPGRLWQAGTEDESGQSNGATLEFDDTMDLAFIDAGDDSEADMLLASAKITGGVAATTEKDDSIMSAENADFIFDADSSIERADLSRSVTFSDPNGRLSCEYASIFFEIDDLGDPYAVSLTSSGEPVLEMIPEEDSEPAKIISSKLDYDIVNGNAVASGPVECHFFMPADEQAEAVAEPIPIIITSSKDAKYFAAGSAEFNGDVVAKSEKTADGVLQESSVYGDRLEVAFDPDEQAQSDAIVRTVDVTGESVRLESIRSQQEQKLSHIRLNCDSFHYDATEEIVLAEGPGEIEVDNSNAPVAAKDQEADSSGGPDLSGPCFASISGFEKLEWFIDDARVIADGGDEQVNIGYIPVTDGKPGPRTLASASEVRVQFKPSPVNQNKFDLSRLLALGGVYYEEADGNVFAGSELVYDTAEGYMVFDGSEDNPCFANGARVPRVKYDLETGEVDTSISFTPGSIDASRPEGQ; this comes from the coding sequence ATGCTCAGAAAACTTTTCATATTCGGGCTGACATTCGCGGCTGTTGTGCTTGTGTTTCTGGCACTGACACGGCTGACGGGAACTCCCCAGATCGATCCGACTGCGACCACAGGCGATGAAGAGATCGAGGTGCCGGATTTTGACAACCAGTCCGGGCAGATCGGTGATGTTAAAGTCGCTCCCATCGAGCTTTCACGTTTTGTCAGGCGAGACGACGTGACCGGCGATATAGCAAGGATCTTTGGCTACCAGGAGATTCGCAACCCGGCCGAGGGCAAGGATCGATGGCGTGTCGTTAGTCCCTATATGCAGGTTTTCGGCGACAAATTCACCTGTAATATCGATGCGGAGCGGGGTAACGTTGAGCTGGAGACAATAGCGGGCCGACCGACGCCGGGAGACGCTCAGTTATCGGGGAACGTGCAGATCAAGATTACGCCGAAGCCGGGCAGTTCGATGCCCGAGACAACCGTTTATCTCGATGTGCTGGATTACTACAGTGAACGTTCGGAGTTTTCAACGGATGGTCCCGTGAAGATCGTGTCGAGCCAGGGTGAGATGGCTGGTCACGGCATGGTTCTTATCTATAACGCCAGGCAAGCTCGCATAGAGGATCTGCGGATCCGTGACCTGGACTATCTTCGTATATCGCGGCCTGCCGAGGCAGGGAGCGGTGACGAATCTTCGCAGGAGCAGCAGGTTGCAGATGCCGGGGACGAGCAGGTAAAGCAAGCTGATGAACAAGTAAAAGAACCTGTGGCGGCTCGGGTGGAAACTGGAAAGTCCGGCAGCGAAACAGCAGCAGGTAAAACGAATGACAAGCATGCCAATGTCTCTGAGGAACCCGAGCAGAAATCGAAGCAGGACGCAACGAGCTATCTTTGCCGATTCCTTAAAGATGTTAATGTTCGTTACGGCGACCGGCTCAAGGTGAGCAATGCCAATGAGATGAAGATCGTTAATCTGGCAATGTTAGATTCTGCTGGCAACCAGCAATCCGTTGATGCTGAAGATGATGCGGGTGGTGCTGTCGTTGAAGAATCCAGCGACTCTAAGATCATAACGAAGAACCCGGCTGACATAAAAAGCGGAACTGAAACAGCTAATCACGTTACAGACGAAAAGCCGACAGATAATGGCGGGCAGGTAGTCGCGTCCGCTCAGCACTCTGCATCTGAAGATATCCTGATAACCTGCAGCGGCGGTGTGGTGGTTACACCCATCGATAAATTGCCCGTCGATCAAAAACCCGTTTCGGATGATCGTCTGCTGGTGCTTACCGGTGAGCCCGTTAGGGTCAGCGAGTTGGCTAGTGAAGGAGATAAGCAGGGCGAAACCATAGCGACATGCGGACAGATCGCCTACGACATTGACGAGGATGTTCTGGACCTCACAGCCGGTCCTTCGGAGAAATACGCAACTCTCACGATGGCAGGTGCGGCCGCCGGTTTGCATACCGAAGGCATGGTCAAATATAGAAGAAACGATAATACCGCAACCATAACCGGACCGGGACGTCTGTGGCAAGCAGGGACAGAGGATGAGTCTGGCCAGTCGAACGGTGCAACGCTTGAGTTCGATGATACTATGGATCTTGCGTTTATTGATGCTGGGGACGATTCTGAGGCAGATATGCTTCTGGCTTCGGCAAAGATAACCGGCGGAGTTGCCGCGACCACCGAAAAAGACGATTCGATCATGTCCGCAGAGAATGCTGACTTTATCTTCGATGCTGACAGCAGTATCGAGCGGGCGGATCTTTCCAGGTCGGTCACTTTCTCCGATCCTAATGGTCGGCTGAGCTGCGAATACGCCAGCATTTTCTTCGAGATCGATGACCTGGGGGATCCGTATGCTGTATCTTTGACGAGTTCTGGTGAGCCTGTTTTGGAAATGATACCCGAGGAAGATTCCGAGCCCGCAAAGATTATTTCTTCTAAACTGGATTATGATATAGTCAACGGAAATGCGGTTGCTTCCGGTCCTGTAGAATGTCATTTCTTCATGCCCGCCGACGAACAGGCGGAAGCGGTTGCAGAGCCTATTCCGATCATCATCACCTCCAGCAAAGACGCAAAATATTTTGCGGCTGGATCGGCTGAGTTCAATGGGGACGTAGTCGCGAAAAGCGAGAAAACGGCTGACGGCGTTCTGCAGGAGAGCAGCGTTTACGGCGACAGGCTCGAGGTGGCTTTCGATCCTGATGAGCAGGCACAGTCTGATGCAATCGTTCGAACAGTCGATGTGACAGGCGAAAGCGTTCGGCTGGAATCGATCAGGTCCCAGCAAGAGCAAAAGCTCAGCCACATCAGGCTCAATTGCGACAGCTTCCATTATGATGCGACTGAAGAAATCGTCCTTGCTGAGGGGCCGGGCGAGATCGAAGTGGATAACTCCAATGCTCCGGTTGCTGCGAAGGATCAAGAGGCCGACTCATCTGGTGGCCCTGATCTGAGCGGGCCGTGCTTTGCCAGCATATCAGGGTTTGAAAAACTCGAATGGTTCATCGATGATGCCCGTGTAATCGCGGATGGCGGCGATGAGCAGGTCAATATCGGCTATATTCCCGTTACCGACGGCAAGCCCGGTCCGCGGACCCTTGCTTCGGCGAGCGAGGTGCGTGTACAGTTCAAACCCAGCCCAGTCAATCAGAACAAGTTTGACCTGTCCAGACTTCTGGCCCTGGGAGGTGTTTACTACGAAGAAGCTGACGGGAACGTGTTCGCCGGCAGTGAGCTTGTTTACGACACGGCAGAAGGCTATATGGTCTTCGACGGCAGTGAGGACAATCCGTGTTTTGCGAACGGAGCACGCGTGCCGCGAGTGAAATATGACCTTGAAACGGGTGAGGTGGACACAAGTATTTCGTTTACACCCGGCTCGATCGATGCAAGCCGCCCGGAAGGGCAGTAA